CCGTTGTTTTCGTTCTGCGCCTCGACGACGAGCGCGAAGGGCGCCGCGCCAACTTTCTTCAGCATGTCCTCGTCGATGACGTTGAGAGTGGGCTTGTTGATGAGGCCGACGTCGATGCCGGCTTCGCGGGCGCGGTCGACGGCGTCGAGGGCGCGGTAGAGCATCTCGCCGTAGCAGACGACGTACCCGGCCTGGCCTTCGCGAATGACCTCGTCCTTGCCGGGCACGAACTGGTAGCTCTCATCGTAATACTTCGAGCCATCTTCCTTCGCGATGAAGGGGACCTTGCTGCGGGTGGTGAAAACGTAGCGGATGCCGGGGTCGCTCCAGATGGTGTTGACCAGGCTCTTGAGCTGGGCGGCGTCGGCGGCGAAGTAGAGGCGGGTGTTGTCGCCTTCCTTGATGCCGCTGTGCGCAAGCCAGATGTTGATTCCGTAGTGGCAGGTGTTGTCGGCGATTTCGTCCACGCCCGCGTGCGAGAAGTGGCAGATGACGTTGGCGTTGTTCAGGCGCGCCATGGTCGCCTCGGAGATGATCATCTCCAGGAAGGCCGAGAAGGTGCTGAAGATGCCGAGCTTGCCCGGGACGGAGCCGAAGCCGGCCGCCGCGGAGAAGTTCCCGCGCTCCTGGACGCCGCCGTTGATGCAGACTTCCGGATGCGCCACGCGGATGCCCTTGAGGCCGGTGGAGCCTTCCAGGTCCGAGTCGACCACCAGCACGCGGTTGGGGCGTTCGTCCGCCGGGATTTCGTCGAGGATGGCGTTGACGATCGCGCCGAACTCGGTGCGGTTACTGGCCTGTTCGGGGGTGGAGCCTTTGTAGGTGACGCTGGGCCCGTGTTTCTTGACCGCGTTCAAAAATTTCACCGCCTCGTCCTGGCCGCGCATCGTCAGGTAGTTCAGCGCCGATTCCTTGTCGATCACGTCGTGGCCCGCGTGGTTGCCCTCAATCCCCGGGATTCCGGGGGCCATCGGGCGGCGGTTCACCAGCGCGACCGGCCCGGGGGTGTTGACGGCCTGGAGCATGCGCGCGTAGAGGGCGTCCAGGTCCTCGCCATCGCCCGCGTCCACGGTCAGCCCGTGGCCGGTAAGGGTCCTGGCGACGTCGTAGCCCGGCAGGTAGTCGCTGGGGTGGCCGGATATGGTGACGTTGTTGTCGTCAATGGCGAGCTTCACATTCAGCTGTTGCGCGACGGCCAGGCGCGCGGCCTCGGCGTCGTTGCCTTCCATCTGGGAGCCGTCGGAGCCGAACATGAACACGACG
This is a stretch of genomic DNA from Candidatus Hydrogenedentota bacterium. It encodes these proteins:
- a CDS encoding transketolase, with translation MSFPIDTSNYKPVPIDPFQNAPLTADQKAQIQTNIDIVRDTIVFFTAVAGVRGFGGHTGGAYSIVPEVIIADSFMKGSDRVYPVYFDEGGHRVAIQYAMSAFNGEMPFEKLLQYRAAGAGLYGHPEIEPELGIKFASGRLGHMWPFVNGIAKAHPNGVVFMFGSDGSQMEGNDAEAARLAVAQQLNVKLAIDDNNVTISGHPSDYLPGYDVARTLTGHGLTVDAGDGEDLDALYARMLQAVNTPGPVALVNRRPMAPGIPGIEGNHAGHDVIDKESALNYLTMRGQDEAVKFLNAVKKHGPSVTYKGSTPEQASNRTEFGAIVNAILDEIPADERPNRVLVVDSDLEGSTGLKGIRVAHPEVCINGGVQERGNFSAAAGFGSVPGKLGIFSTFSAFLEMIISEATMARLNNANVICHFSHAGVDEIADNTCHYGINIWLAHSGIKEGDNTRLYFAADAAQLKSLVNTIWSDPGIRYVFTTRSKVPFIAKEDGSKYYDESYQFVPGKDEVIREGQAGYVVCYGEMLYRALDAVDRAREAGIDVGLINKPTLNVIDEDMLKKVGAAPFALVVEAQNENNGLGSRYGTWLLERGLAPKYASMGVVRPGAGGIPEHIAHQGLDADSILARIKTLAG